A region of Homo sapiens chromosome 17, GRCh38.p14 Primary Assembly DNA encodes the following proteins:
- the CNTROB gene encoding centrobin isoform X6: MVLSISLRWKVFGVSSRPCSKPHVIQPIVRDPLIPGAGSERREEDSFDSDSTATLLNTRPLQDLSPSSSAQALEELFPRYTSLRPGPPLNPPDFQGLRDALDSEHTRRKHCERHIQSLQTRVLELQQQLAVAVAADRKKDTMIEQLDKTLARVVEGWNRHEAERTEVLRGLQEEHQAAELTRSKQQETVTRLEQSLSEAMEALNREQESARLQQRERETLEEERQALTLRLEAEQQRCCVLQEERDAARAGQLSEHRELETLRAALEEERQTWAQQEHQLKEHYQALQEESQAQLEREKEKSQREAQAAWETQHQLALVQSEVRRLEGELDTARRERDALQLEMSLVQARYESQRIQLESELAVQLEQRVTERLAQAQESSLRQAASLREHHRKQLQDLSGQHQQELASQLAQFKVEMAEREERQQQVAEDYELRLAREQARVCELQSGNQQLEEQRVELVERLQAMLQAHWDEANQLLSTTLPPPNPPAPPAGPSSPGPQEPEKEERRVWTMPPMAVALKPVLQQSREARDELPGAPPVLCSSSSDLSLLLGPSFQSQHSFQPLEPKPDLTSSTAGAFSALGAFHPDHRAERPFPEEDPGPDGEGLLKQGLPPAQLEGLKNFLHQLLETVPQNNENPSVDLLPPKSGPLTVPSWEEAPQVPRIPPPVHKTKVPLAMASSLFRVPEPPSSHSQGSGPSSGSPERGGDGLTFPRQLMEVSQLLRLYQARGWGALPAEDLLLYLKRLEHSGYKPGRKEEGFSGWKLDYGEWSGTDGRGDNVPRRNTDSRLGEIPRKEIPSQAVPRRLATAPKTEKPPARKKSGHPAPSSMRSRGGVWR, encoded by the exons ATGGTTCTAAGCATATCTTTGAGATGGAAAGTGTTCGGGGTCAGCTCCAGACCATGCTCCAAACCTCACGTGATACAGCCTATCGTGA GGGATCCTCTCATTCCTGGCGCTGGCTCAGAGAGACGGGAAGAGGACTCCTTTGACAGTGATAGCACAGCCACCTTGCTCAA CACCCGGCCCCTGCAAGACTTGTCTCCATCTAGCTCAGCCCAAGCCCTGGAGGAGCTGTTTCCCCGCTACACCAGCCTTCGGCCAGGGCCTCCACTCAATCCCCCAGATTTTCAGGGGCTGAGAGATGCATTGGATTCAGAGCATACCCGCCGCAAG CATTGTGAGCGCCATATTCAGAGCCTGCAGACCCGAGTGTTAGAGCTACAGCAACAATTAGCCGTGGCTGTGGCTGCCGACCGCAAGAAAGATACCATGATTGAACAACTGGACAAG ACCCTGGCCCGTGTGGTGGAGGGCTGGAACCGGCATGAGGCTGAGCGGACAGAGGTTCTCAGGGGACTTCAAGAGGAACACCAGGCAGCAGAGCTCACCAGAAGCaagcagcaggag ACAGTAACCCGCCTGGAACAAAGCCTTTCTGAGGCCATGGAGGCCCTGAATCGTGAGCAGGAAAGTGCCAGACTGCAGCAACGGGAAAGAGAGACACTG GAGGAGGAAAGGCAAGCTCTGACTCTGAGGTTGGAGGCAGAACAGCAGCGGTGCTGTGTCCTGCAGGAAGAGCGGGATGCAGCTCGggctgggcaactgagtgagcaTCGAGAGTTGGAGACTCTTCGGGCTGCCCTAGAAGAAGAACGGCAGACCTGGGCCCAGCAAGAGCACCAGCTTAAGGAACACTACCAGGCGCTGCAGGAGGAGAGCCAGGCTCAGCTGGAAAGGGAGAAG GAGAAGAGCCAGAGGGAAGCCCAGGCCGCCTGGGAGACCCAGCACCAGTTGGCATTGGTGCAGTCTGAGGTGCGGCGGCTGGAAGGAGAGCTGGATACAGCtcggagagagagagatgccctGCAGCTGGAAATGAGCTTGGTGCAg GCCCGGTATGAAAGCCAGCGGATCCAGCTGGAGTCGGAGCTGGCTGTGCAGCTGGAGCAGCGGGTGACAGAGCGGCTGGCGCAGGCTCAGGAGAGCAGCCTACGGCAAGCAGCCTCCCTCAGGGAACATCACAG GAAGCAGCTGCAGGACCTGAGTGGACAGCACCAGCAGGAGCTGGCCAGTCAGCTAGCTCAGTTCAAGGTGGAAATGGCAGAACGAGAGGAACGGCAACAGCAGGTGGCTGAGGACTACGAGCTCAG ACTGGCCCGGGAGCAAGCGCGAGTGTGCGAACTGCAGAGTGGGAACCAGCAGCTGGAGGAGCAGCGGGTGGAGCTGGTGGAAAGACTGCAGGCCATGCTGCAGGCCCACTGGGATGAGGCCAACCAGCTGCTCAGCACCACTCTCCCGCCGCCCAACCCTCCA GCTCCTCCTGCTGGACCCTCCAGCCCCGGGCCTCAGGAGCccgagaaggaggagaggagggtctGGACTATGCCTCCCATGGCCGTGGCCCTGAAGCCTGTATTGCAGCAGAGCCGGGAAGCAAGGGACGAGCTACCTGGAGCGCCTCCTGTTCTTTGCAGTTCCTCCTCAGATCTTAGCCTCCTGTTGGGCCCCTCTTTTCAGAGCCAGCATTCTTTCCAGCCCCTGGAGCCCAAACCAGACCTCACTTCATCCACAG CTGGGGCCTTCTCTGCACTTGGGGCCTTCCATCCCGATCATAGGGCAGAAAGGCCATTCCCTGAGGAAGATCCTGGACCTGACGGGGAGGGCCTCCTAAAGCAAGGGCTGCCGCCTGCTCAGCTGGAGGGCCTCAAGAATTTTTTGCACCAG TTGCTGGAGACAGTGCCCCAGAACAATGAGAACCCTTCTGTCGACCTGTTGCCCCCTAAGTCTG GTCCTCTGACTGTCCCATCTTGGGAGGAAGCCCCTCAAGTGCCACGTATTCCACCGCCTGTCCACAAAACCAAAGTTCCCTTAGCCATGGCATCCAGTCTTTTCCGGGTCCCTGagcctccctcctcccattcACAAGGCAGTGGTCCCAGCAGTGGTTCCCCAGAGAGAG GTGGAGATGGGCTTACATTCCCAAGGCAGCTGATGGAGGTGTCTCAACTGTTGCGACTCTACCAGGCTCGGGGCTGGGGGGCTCTGCCTGCTGAGGATCTCCTGCTCTACCTGAAGAGGCTGGAACACAGCGGGTACAAGcctgggaggaaggaggaaggattCTCCGGGTGGAAGCTGGATTATGGGGAGTGGAGTGG GACTGATGGCCGAGGGGATAATGTCCCCAGAAGGAACACAGACTCCCGCTTGGGTGAGATCCCCCGGAAAGAG
- the CNTROB gene encoding centrobin isoform X7, with product MVLSISLRWKVFGVSSRPCSKPHVIQPIVRDPLIPGAGSERREEDSFDSDSTATLLNTRPLQDLSPSSSAQALEELFPRYTSLRPGPPLNPPDFQGLRDALDSEHTRRKHCERHIQSLQTRVLELQQQLAVAVAADRKKDTMIEQLDKTLARVVEGWNRHEAERTEVLRGLQEEHQAAELTRSKQQETVTRLEQSLSEAMEALNREQESARLQQRERETLEEERQALTLRLEAEQQRCCVLQEERDAARAGQLSEHRELETLRAALEEERQTWAQQEHQLKEHYQALQEESQAQLEREKEKSQREAQAAWETQHQLALVQSEVRRLEGELDTARRERDALQLEMSLVQARYESQRIQLESELAVQLEQRVTERLAQAQESSLRQAASLREHHRKQLQDLSGQHQQELASQLAQFKVEMAEREERQQQVAEDYELRLAREQARVCELQSGNQQLEEQRVELVERLQAMLQAHWDEANQLLSTTLPPPNPPAPPAGPSSPGPQEPEKEERRVWTMPPMAVALKPVLQQSREARDELPGAPPVLCSSSSDLSLLLGPSFQSQHSFQPLEPKPDLTSSTAGAFSALGAFHPDHRAERPFPEEDPGPDGEGLLKQGLPPAQLEGLKNFLHQLLETVPQNNENPSVDLLPPKSGPLTVPSWEEAPQVPRIPPPVHKTKVPLAMASSLFRVPEPPSSHSQGSGPSSGSPERGGDGLTFPRQLMEVSQLLRLYQARGWGALPAEDLLLYLKRLEHSGTDGRGDNVPRRNTDSRLGEIPRKEIPSQAVPRRLATAPKTEKPPARKKSGHPAPSSMRSRGGVWR from the exons ATGGTTCTAAGCATATCTTTGAGATGGAAAGTGTTCGGGGTCAGCTCCAGACCATGCTCCAAACCTCACGTGATACAGCCTATCGTGA GGGATCCTCTCATTCCTGGCGCTGGCTCAGAGAGACGGGAAGAGGACTCCTTTGACAGTGATAGCACAGCCACCTTGCTCAA CACCCGGCCCCTGCAAGACTTGTCTCCATCTAGCTCAGCCCAAGCCCTGGAGGAGCTGTTTCCCCGCTACACCAGCCTTCGGCCAGGGCCTCCACTCAATCCCCCAGATTTTCAGGGGCTGAGAGATGCATTGGATTCAGAGCATACCCGCCGCAAG CATTGTGAGCGCCATATTCAGAGCCTGCAGACCCGAGTGTTAGAGCTACAGCAACAATTAGCCGTGGCTGTGGCTGCCGACCGCAAGAAAGATACCATGATTGAACAACTGGACAAG ACCCTGGCCCGTGTGGTGGAGGGCTGGAACCGGCATGAGGCTGAGCGGACAGAGGTTCTCAGGGGACTTCAAGAGGAACACCAGGCAGCAGAGCTCACCAGAAGCaagcagcaggag ACAGTAACCCGCCTGGAACAAAGCCTTTCTGAGGCCATGGAGGCCCTGAATCGTGAGCAGGAAAGTGCCAGACTGCAGCAACGGGAAAGAGAGACACTG GAGGAGGAAAGGCAAGCTCTGACTCTGAGGTTGGAGGCAGAACAGCAGCGGTGCTGTGTCCTGCAGGAAGAGCGGGATGCAGCTCGggctgggcaactgagtgagcaTCGAGAGTTGGAGACTCTTCGGGCTGCCCTAGAAGAAGAACGGCAGACCTGGGCCCAGCAAGAGCACCAGCTTAAGGAACACTACCAGGCGCTGCAGGAGGAGAGCCAGGCTCAGCTGGAAAGGGAGAAG GAGAAGAGCCAGAGGGAAGCCCAGGCCGCCTGGGAGACCCAGCACCAGTTGGCATTGGTGCAGTCTGAGGTGCGGCGGCTGGAAGGAGAGCTGGATACAGCtcggagagagagagatgccctGCAGCTGGAAATGAGCTTGGTGCAg GCCCGGTATGAAAGCCAGCGGATCCAGCTGGAGTCGGAGCTGGCTGTGCAGCTGGAGCAGCGGGTGACAGAGCGGCTGGCGCAGGCTCAGGAGAGCAGCCTACGGCAAGCAGCCTCCCTCAGGGAACATCACAG GAAGCAGCTGCAGGACCTGAGTGGACAGCACCAGCAGGAGCTGGCCAGTCAGCTAGCTCAGTTCAAGGTGGAAATGGCAGAACGAGAGGAACGGCAACAGCAGGTGGCTGAGGACTACGAGCTCAG ACTGGCCCGGGAGCAAGCGCGAGTGTGCGAACTGCAGAGTGGGAACCAGCAGCTGGAGGAGCAGCGGGTGGAGCTGGTGGAAAGACTGCAGGCCATGCTGCAGGCCCACTGGGATGAGGCCAACCAGCTGCTCAGCACCACTCTCCCGCCGCCCAACCCTCCA GCTCCTCCTGCTGGACCCTCCAGCCCCGGGCCTCAGGAGCccgagaaggaggagaggagggtctGGACTATGCCTCCCATGGCCGTGGCCCTGAAGCCTGTATTGCAGCAGAGCCGGGAAGCAAGGGACGAGCTACCTGGAGCGCCTCCTGTTCTTTGCAGTTCCTCCTCAGATCTTAGCCTCCTGTTGGGCCCCTCTTTTCAGAGCCAGCATTCTTTCCAGCCCCTGGAGCCCAAACCAGACCTCACTTCATCCACAG CTGGGGCCTTCTCTGCACTTGGGGCCTTCCATCCCGATCATAGGGCAGAAAGGCCATTCCCTGAGGAAGATCCTGGACCTGACGGGGAGGGCCTCCTAAAGCAAGGGCTGCCGCCTGCTCAGCTGGAGGGCCTCAAGAATTTTTTGCACCAG TTGCTGGAGACAGTGCCCCAGAACAATGAGAACCCTTCTGTCGACCTGTTGCCCCCTAAGTCTG GTCCTCTGACTGTCCCATCTTGGGAGGAAGCCCCTCAAGTGCCACGTATTCCACCGCCTGTCCACAAAACCAAAGTTCCCTTAGCCATGGCATCCAGTCTTTTCCGGGTCCCTGagcctccctcctcccattcACAAGGCAGTGGTCCCAGCAGTGGTTCCCCAGAGAGAG GTGGAGATGGGCTTACATTCCCAAGGCAGCTGATGGAGGTGTCTCAACTGTTGCGACTCTACCAGGCTCGGGGCTGGGGGGCTCTGCCTGCTGAGGATCTCCTGCTCTACCTGAAGAGGCTGGAACACAGCGG GACTGATGGCCGAGGGGATAATGTCCCCAGAAGGAACACAGACTCCCGCTTGGGTGAGATCCCCCGGAAAGAG
- the CNTROB gene encoding centrobin isoform zeta (isoform zeta is encoded by transcript variant 6), giving the protein MGNTQTPHPFPQHCERHIQSLQTRVLELQQQLAVAVAADRKKDTMIEQLDKTLARVVEGWNRHEAERTEVLRGLQEEHQAAELTRSKQQETVTRLEQSLSEAMEALNREQESARLQQRERETLEEERQALTLRLEAEQQRCCVLQEERDAARAGQLSEHRELETLRAALEEERQTWAQQEHQLKEHYQALQEESQAQLEREKEKSQREAQAAWETQHQLALVQSEVRRLEGELDTARRERDALQLEMSLVQARYESQRIQLESELAVQLEQRVTERLAQAQESSLRQAASLREHHRKQLQDLSGQHQQELASQLAQFKVEMAEREERQQQVAEDYELRLAREQARVCELQSGNQQLEEQRVELVERLQAMLQAHWDEANQLLSTTLPPPNPPAPPAGPSSPGPQEPEKEERRVWTMPPMAVALKPVLQQSREARDELPGAPPVLCSSSSDLSLLLGPSFQSQHSFQPLEPKPDLTSSTAGAFSALGAFHPDHRAERPFPEEDPGPDGEGLLKQGLPPAQLEGLKNFLHQLLETVPQNNENPSVDLLPPKSGPLTVPSWEEAPQVPRIPPPVHKTKVPLAMASSLFRVPEPPSSHSQGSGPSSGSPERGGDGLTFPRQLMEVSQLLRLYQARGWGALPAEDLLLYLKRLEHSGTDGRGDNVPRRNTDSRLGEIPRKEIPSQAVPRRLATAPKTEKPPARKKSGHPAPSSMRSRGGVWR; this is encoded by the exons ATGGGCAACACCCAGACTCCTCACCCTTTTCCCCAGCATTGTGAGCGCCATATTCAGAGCCTGCAGACCCGAGTGTTAGAGCTACAGCAACAATTAGCCGTGGCTGTGGCTGCCGACCGCAAGAAAGATACCATGATTGAACAACTGGACAAG ACCCTGGCCCGTGTGGTGGAGGGCTGGAACCGGCATGAGGCTGAGCGGACAGAGGTTCTCAGGGGACTTCAAGAGGAACACCAGGCAGCAGAGCTCACCAGAAGCaagcagcaggag ACAGTAACCCGCCTGGAACAAAGCCTTTCTGAGGCCATGGAGGCCCTGAATCGTGAGCAGGAAAGTGCCAGACTGCAGCAACGGGAAAGAGAGACACTG GAGGAGGAAAGGCAAGCTCTGACTCTGAGGTTGGAGGCAGAACAGCAGCGGTGCTGTGTCCTGCAGGAAGAGCGGGATGCAGCTCGggctgggcaactgagtgagcaTCGAGAGTTGGAGACTCTTCGGGCTGCCCTAGAAGAAGAACGGCAGACCTGGGCCCAGCAAGAGCACCAGCTTAAGGAACACTACCAGGCGCTGCAGGAGGAGAGCCAGGCTCAGCTGGAAAGGGAGAAG GAGAAGAGCCAGAGGGAAGCCCAGGCCGCCTGGGAGACCCAGCACCAGTTGGCATTGGTGCAGTCTGAGGTGCGGCGGCTGGAAGGAGAGCTGGATACAGCtcggagagagagagatgccctGCAGCTGGAAATGAGCTTGGTGCAg GCCCGGTATGAAAGCCAGCGGATCCAGCTGGAGTCGGAGCTGGCTGTGCAGCTGGAGCAGCGGGTGACAGAGCGGCTGGCGCAGGCTCAGGAGAGCAGCCTACGGCAAGCAGCCTCCCTCAGGGAACATCACAG GAAGCAGCTGCAGGACCTGAGTGGACAGCACCAGCAGGAGCTGGCCAGTCAGCTAGCTCAGTTCAAGGTGGAAATGGCAGAACGAGAGGAACGGCAACAGCAGGTGGCTGAGGACTACGAGCTCAG ACTGGCCCGGGAGCAAGCGCGAGTGTGCGAACTGCAGAGTGGGAACCAGCAGCTGGAGGAGCAGCGGGTGGAGCTGGTGGAAAGACTGCAGGCCATGCTGCAGGCCCACTGGGATGAGGCCAACCAGCTGCTCAGCACCACTCTCCCGCCGCCCAACCCTCCA GCTCCTCCTGCTGGACCCTCCAGCCCCGGGCCTCAGGAGCccgagaaggaggagaggagggtctGGACTATGCCTCCCATGGCCGTGGCCCTGAAGCCTGTATTGCAGCAGAGCCGGGAAGCAAGGGACGAGCTACCTGGAGCGCCTCCTGTTCTTTGCAGTTCCTCCTCAGATCTTAGCCTCCTGTTGGGCCCCTCTTTTCAGAGCCAGCATTCTTTCCAGCCCCTGGAGCCCAAACCAGACCTCACTTCATCCACAG CTGGGGCCTTCTCTGCACTTGGGGCCTTCCATCCCGATCATAGGGCAGAAAGGCCATTCCCTGAGGAAGATCCTGGACCTGACGGGGAGGGCCTCCTAAAGCAAGGGCTGCCGCCTGCTCAGCTGGAGGGCCTCAAGAATTTTTTGCACCAG TTGCTGGAGACAGTGCCCCAGAACAATGAGAACCCTTCTGTCGACCTGTTGCCCCCTAAGTCTG GTCCTCTGACTGTCCCATCTTGGGAGGAAGCCCCTCAAGTGCCACGTATTCCACCGCCTGTCCACAAAACCAAAGTTCCCTTAGCCATGGCATCCAGTCTTTTCCGGGTCCCTGagcctccctcctcccattcACAAGGCAGTGGTCCCAGCAGTGGTTCCCCAGAGAGAG GTGGAGATGGGCTTACATTCCCAAGGCAGCTGATGGAGGTGTCTCAACTGTTGCGACTCTACCAGGCTCGGGGCTGGGGGGCTCTGCCTGCTGAGGATCTCCTGCTCTACCTGAAGAGGCTGGAACACAGCGG GACTGATGGCCGAGGGGATAATGTCCCCAGAAGGAACACAGACTCCCGCTTGGGTGAGATCCCCCGGAAAGAG
- the CNTROB gene encoding centrobin isoform epsilon (isoform epsilon is encoded by transcript variant 5), producing MVLSISLRWKVFGVSSRPCSKPHVIQPIVRDPLIPGAGSERREEDSFDSDSTATLLNTRPLQDLSPSSSAQALEELFPRYTSLRPGPPLNPPDFQGLRDALDSEHTRRKHCERHIQSLQTRVLELQQQLAVAVAADRKKDTMIEQLDKTLARVVEGWNRHEAERTEVLRGLQEEHQAAELTRSKQQETVTRLEQSLSEAMEALNREQESARLQQRERETLEEERQALTLRLEAEQQRCCVLQEERDAARAGQLSEHRELETLRAALEEERQTWAQQEHQLKEHYQALQEESQAQLEREKEKSQREAQAAWETQHQLALVQSEVRRLEGELDTARRERDALQLEMSLVQARYESQRIQLESELAVQLEQRVTERLAQAQESSLRQAASLREHHRKQLQDLSGQHQQELASQLAQFKVEMAEREERQQQVAEDYELRLAREQARVCELQSGNQQLEEQRVELVERLQAMLQAHWDEANQLLSTTLPPPNPPAPPAGPSSPGPQEPEKEERRVWTMPPMAVALKPVLQQSREARDELPGAPPVLCSSSSDLSLLLGPSFQSQHSFQPLEPKPDLTSSTAGAFSALGAFHPDHRAERPFPEEDPGPDGEGLLKQGLPPAQLEGLKNFLHQLLETVPQNNENPSVDLLPPKSGPLTVPSWEEAPQVPRIPPPVHKTKVPLAMASSLFRVPEPPSSHSQGSGPSSGSPERGGDGLTFPRQLMEVSQLLRLYQARGWGALPAEDLLLYLKRLEHSGRTDGRGDNVPRRNTDSRLGEIPRKEIPSQAVPRRLATAPKTEKPPARKKSGHPAPSSMRSRGGVWR from the exons ATGGTTCTAAGCATATCTTTGAGATGGAAAGTGTTCGGGGTCAGCTCCAGACCATGCTCCAAACCTCACGTGATACAGCCTATCGTGA GGGATCCTCTCATTCCTGGCGCTGGCTCAGAGAGACGGGAAGAGGACTCCTTTGACAGTGATAGCACAGCCACCTTGCTCAA CACCCGGCCCCTGCAAGACTTGTCTCCATCTAGCTCAGCCCAAGCCCTGGAGGAGCTGTTTCCCCGCTACACCAGCCTTCGGCCAGGGCCTCCACTCAATCCCCCAGATTTTCAGGGGCTGAGAGATGCATTGGATTCAGAGCATACCCGCCGCAAG CATTGTGAGCGCCATATTCAGAGCCTGCAGACCCGAGTGTTAGAGCTACAGCAACAATTAGCCGTGGCTGTGGCTGCCGACCGCAAGAAAGATACCATGATTGAACAACTGGACAAG ACCCTGGCCCGTGTGGTGGAGGGCTGGAACCGGCATGAGGCTGAGCGGACAGAGGTTCTCAGGGGACTTCAAGAGGAACACCAGGCAGCAGAGCTCACCAGAAGCaagcagcaggag ACAGTAACCCGCCTGGAACAAAGCCTTTCTGAGGCCATGGAGGCCCTGAATCGTGAGCAGGAAAGTGCCAGACTGCAGCAACGGGAAAGAGAGACACTG GAGGAGGAAAGGCAAGCTCTGACTCTGAGGTTGGAGGCAGAACAGCAGCGGTGCTGTGTCCTGCAGGAAGAGCGGGATGCAGCTCGggctgggcaactgagtgagcaTCGAGAGTTGGAGACTCTTCGGGCTGCCCTAGAAGAAGAACGGCAGACCTGGGCCCAGCAAGAGCACCAGCTTAAGGAACACTACCAGGCGCTGCAGGAGGAGAGCCAGGCTCAGCTGGAAAGGGAGAAG GAGAAGAGCCAGAGGGAAGCCCAGGCCGCCTGGGAGACCCAGCACCAGTTGGCATTGGTGCAGTCTGAGGTGCGGCGGCTGGAAGGAGAGCTGGATACAGCtcggagagagagagatgccctGCAGCTGGAAATGAGCTTGGTGCAg GCCCGGTATGAAAGCCAGCGGATCCAGCTGGAGTCGGAGCTGGCTGTGCAGCTGGAGCAGCGGGTGACAGAGCGGCTGGCGCAGGCTCAGGAGAGCAGCCTACGGCAAGCAGCCTCCCTCAGGGAACATCACAG GAAGCAGCTGCAGGACCTGAGTGGACAGCACCAGCAGGAGCTGGCCAGTCAGCTAGCTCAGTTCAAGGTGGAAATGGCAGAACGAGAGGAACGGCAACAGCAGGTGGCTGAGGACTACGAGCTCAG ACTGGCCCGGGAGCAAGCGCGAGTGTGCGAACTGCAGAGTGGGAACCAGCAGCTGGAGGAGCAGCGGGTGGAGCTGGTGGAAAGACTGCAGGCCATGCTGCAGGCCCACTGGGATGAGGCCAACCAGCTGCTCAGCACCACTCTCCCGCCGCCCAACCCTCCA GCTCCTCCTGCTGGACCCTCCAGCCCCGGGCCTCAGGAGCccgagaaggaggagaggagggtctGGACTATGCCTCCCATGGCCGTGGCCCTGAAGCCTGTATTGCAGCAGAGCCGGGAAGCAAGGGACGAGCTACCTGGAGCGCCTCCTGTTCTTTGCAGTTCCTCCTCAGATCTTAGCCTCCTGTTGGGCCCCTCTTTTCAGAGCCAGCATTCTTTCCAGCCCCTGGAGCCCAAACCAGACCTCACTTCATCCACAG CTGGGGCCTTCTCTGCACTTGGGGCCTTCCATCCCGATCATAGGGCAGAAAGGCCATTCCCTGAGGAAGATCCTGGACCTGACGGGGAGGGCCTCCTAAAGCAAGGGCTGCCGCCTGCTCAGCTGGAGGGCCTCAAGAATTTTTTGCACCAG TTGCTGGAGACAGTGCCCCAGAACAATGAGAACCCTTCTGTCGACCTGTTGCCCCCTAAGTCTG GTCCTCTGACTGTCCCATCTTGGGAGGAAGCCCCTCAAGTGCCACGTATTCCACCGCCTGTCCACAAAACCAAAGTTCCCTTAGCCATGGCATCCAGTCTTTTCCGGGTCCCTGagcctccctcctcccattcACAAGGCAGTGGTCCCAGCAGTGGTTCCCCAGAGAGAG GTGGAGATGGGCTTACATTCCCAAGGCAGCTGATGGAGGTGTCTCAACTGTTGCGACTCTACCAGGCTCGGGGCTGGGGGGCTCTGCCTGCTGAGGATCTCCTGCTCTACCTGAAGAGGCTGGAACACAGCGG CAGGACTGATGGCCGAGGGGATAATGTCCCCAGAAGGAACACAGACTCCCGCTTGGGTGAGATCCCCCGGAAAGAG